The DNA sequence CACCGCGACCTACCTGCGCAAACGCAACATGAGCGTAGGGTTGATCGAGCCTTGCTTCGACAATCTGCATGATCTGCTCAAGCACATGGAAGTGCCGTTGACGCCGCTGGACGAGGCCCTTCTGCAATCTTCGACGGACGTCTATGCCAAGCTTCAGTCGGCGGCGGCGAATGTCGATGCGATTTTCCTGGTAGACCCGAACAACCCGACCGGTACCAGCATGTTCGCCGAGGGCGCCGACACCTTTGTGGAAGTGGCTCGTTATTGCAGGGACCACGGCAAGCTGCTCATCCTGGACTTTTGCTTCGCCGCGTTTTTCAAAGCAGCCGGGGGCAGTCGCGTTGATGCCTATGCCATCCTGGATGACATCGGTACCCAGTACATCATCATGGAGGACACGGGAAAAACCTGGCCGCTGCAGGACACAAAATGCGCCACGATCATGTCCAGCCGCGCCCTTAACGCTGACATCTATAGCATCGTGACAAGCGTATTGCTGAACGTCTCGCCCTTCATCCTGAATGTCGTGACTCAATACATCCGCGATAGCAGCGAGGACGATTTCGAGTCGGTGCGTTCGATACTTGATGTTAACCGTGCCGCCGCTCGACGCCATCTGCAGGGCAGTTTTCTGAGTTATCTGACGCCCATGGTCGAGACCAGTGTCGCCTGGTTTGAAATCCTCCGTGAAGACGTCTCTGCCGATGATTTACAGGCGTACCTGATGGCGTACGAAGTCTATGTCCTGCCGGGTAAGTACTTTTATTGGAGCCAACCGCAGGCGGGGCAGAAATTCATCCGCCTGGCATTGGCCCGCAAACCCGAGGAGTTCGAACAGGCGGTCGAAACCATTGCCCTGGCATTGGAGAACTATCATGGCTGAGGCTTCCATTGCGGTTATCGACGCCACCGTTTTCATGGGCATGCACCACAGCGACCCAGAGGTACGGGCCCAGTCCCTGGGCTTTTTCGGTGCGTTCTATTCGCGTCAGGTAATGATGAGCTTCGGTCAGATTGGTATTTGCGATGCCATTATCTGGAAAAAGAGCCGGCACTTGCAGGACGTCTACTACCCATTCATGGATGTCCTTCACACGGACATGGATATCCAGCGCCAGGGTTATTGCAACAAGGTCCTGAAACGCGCCTGCCTGGAGCCGGACTGGGCACGCCTGAGCGTGGAAAAGCGATTGTTGGTTGCTCATGTAGTTGAGCACCAACTGCCTTTTTACACTCATGACGACTCGCTGCGTGAGCTGGGTCTACTCAAGCCATTCTTGAAAACGTTTCCTGCGTCGGCTTCGTCATCCGTATTTCCTGAAAACCTTCAGCGTTTGTACGAGCAATCCATGGAAATGACCATTGGAAAGGAGGACTTCCAGCATGTCGGGTAAGCATATCTATGTACCGTTGATCACGCCCCTCGATGATCAGGCGCGCGTCT is a window from the Pseudomonas brassicacearum genome containing:
- a CDS encoding DUF6190 family protein gives rise to the protein MAEASIAVIDATVFMGMHHSDPEVRAQSLGFFGAFYSRQVMMSFGQIGICDAIIWKKSRHLQDVYYPFMDVLHTDMDIQRQGYCNKVLKRACLEPDWARLSVEKRLLVAHVVEHQLPFYTHDDSLRELGLLKPFLKTFPASASSSVFPENLQRLYEQSMEMTIGKEDFQHVG
- a CDS encoding aminotransferase class I/II-fold pyridoxal phosphate-dependent enzyme, with product MSVMTRLDDKEDITQHEISALKTRFNLADAHTHQDQSVTQREIVNRLPELWYRAQGQSQYQSEQEFIQAFFTFHGQEHALKRHDEIYLVYAASIAMHITATYLRKRNMSVGLIEPCFDNLHDLLKHMEVPLTPLDEALLQSSTDVYAKLQSAAANVDAIFLVDPNNPTGTSMFAEGADTFVEVARYCRDHGKLLILDFCFAAFFKAAGGSRVDAYAILDDIGTQYIIMEDTGKTWPLQDTKCATIMSSRALNADIYSIVTSVLLNVSPFILNVVTQYIRDSSEDDFESVRSILDVNRAAARRHLQGSFLSYLTPMVETSVAWFEILREDVSADDLQAYLMAYEVYVLPGKYFYWSQPQAGQKFIRLALARKPEEFEQAVETIALALENYHG